The Babylonia areolata isolate BAREFJ2019XMU chromosome 24, ASM4173473v1, whole genome shotgun sequence genomic interval ATCACAACTTTATCAGTTGGGGGGAAAATCGAATGCTCGCGGGAAGTGAACAAAAATATCCAAGAAATAAATCGAATGAACTTACTCCCCTTGCGCAACATTGCTCACAATACGAGGCAGGTCTTTCCAGTGACTAAATATAGCAGACAGGTAAAAACGAACGCTTTAGGGTCTCACAAAGCATCACACCGAATGACCTGGCACAGTCCCAGTGGTGAACATCACaatcgggctactctccccagggaaagcgcgtcgctccactgagagcgccacccatttttttgtgtatttttttcctgctgcaatattatttgttttcctatcgaagtggatttctctacagatttttgccagagacaacccttttgttgccgtgggttcttttacgtgcgctaagtgcatgctgcacacgggacctcggtttatcgtctcatccgaatgactagcggccagactaccactcaaggtctagtggaaggggagaaaatactggcgactgtgggattcgaaccattgcgctcagattctctcacttcctatgcggacgcgtagGTAACGCCATTTCTCCACTCAGTTGCCCTCAAGCAACCGAGGCGGAAGAGCCACCAATTCTTCACGAAGAGTTTGAGGCAGCAGTAAATCCattgaagaaaggaaaacaagccAGAATCTACAACGTACCTGCAGAACTCGTACAGGAGAAGAAGACACAATCAACATACTCAGCTCTTTGTGAGAGAATCtggaagacaggagaatggccTACCATCTGGACGCAGTCTCTAGTTACCACACTCAAAGAAAGGAACCCTGCAATTGTACCAAAATTACCATACAATTAGCCTAACTAACCACCCGAGGGAGGTATTACTGAGACTTCTTGAACAGACTGAAAGCTCAAGCTGGGAAAACCATCTCCAAAGAACAAGCGGGCTTCCAAACTGGACGCAGCACCACAGAACATATTTTCAATCTGAGAATAATATGCGAGAAATAACTTCAACACCAGCAACCTCTATACCATGTCTTCGTAGATTCCAGGAAAGCGTTTGATACAGTGTGGCACGAGGCTTTGTGGCGAATATGAGAAAATACATCAGCCCCAAACTCATCCGAGTtttccaacaacaaaaagacaaggcAACAAGTGCAGTCCTCCACAACGGTTCAATCGGTTCAGGACAACCGTTGGAGTTAGACAGGGTTGTCTTCTATCCCCTACActgttcaacatattcctggaacgTATCAGGTCGGATGCATTAGAAGACCATGAGGGCACCGTCACCACCGGAGGCAGAACTGTTACAAATTTTCGGTTCGCCGATGACACTGATGGCTTGAGAGGAACTCTCCAACCTGGTAGATAGACTTGACATCATCTCCAGGGCACGTGGAATGGAAATCAGTGCAGAAAAGACAAACAGCATGAcgaacaacaccaacggcattaGCACTGATATCAAAGTCAATGGGCAGTCTTTGGAATCTGTTTCTAGTATCACGCATCTGAGTGCATTTGTCACAGATTAACGCAGactgatgatgttcgtccttcggattcgaagatgaccatggctttgAATATCAGATGAAAGATTGGTGGCTGTGGatctggaggtgactgatgaggccagtccagtccctgaaggctcgcccacatgtgggacacaagtgagtgggtgctgttgtgtgGCAGTTAATGCTGCTCGGACCTTGTGCatagcacgctttcgttgcgcttcGCAACCTGCACCTGGCTTCAGCTACACGTtttcctgtggtgatcttgctgtgccAAGCCGGATGTCCAGAGCAAgcatctcccacgtgttgatgtcgacgtcCTGGTCTATGGGGGACGCTTtcaggcagtctttgtagcgtttcttctgccctccaactgagcgtttgccctgacacagttctccatacagcagctgcttaggcagtcgactgtctggcattctaaccacatgtccagcccacctggcttgggctttctgcaggatgGTATAGACGTTGCAGatgccagctcgttccaggacttccgtgtcggggactttgtccagccacctgatgtggaggattCCGCAGAGAAGCGATTGTAGGCGGTTTGACGTGTTTGCTGTGTAGAGTCCAGGTCTTGCTGACATACAGGAGGGTGATAAGGGCCACTGCACTGTAGACGTTCAGCTGAGTCCTCTCCGCGTAGACCTTCAGTTGAGTCCTCTCTGAGTCCTGGTAGCGCTGTCCTCTCCACTCCCAGACGTTcgcacggagtctcccaaagatggtactggctttggcgatcctgttgttgacctcagtgTCTACGTTCACTGCGCAAGACAGCGTGCTGCACAGGAAGGTAAAATTGTCGACTGCCCCTTCTCTGTGATGCGCGGCTCCTGGTATGACTTTCCTGGGGCAGGCCGGTACATAACTTTGGTCTTTTtgatgctgatggtgagaccAACGTTGTCGCAGGCTCGTGAGAAGCAGTCTATTTCACTCTAggtcttctgctctgtgctggtgtTGAGtatgcagtcatcagcaaacaagaagccTCCGATGACCTTCGTAACAGCCTGCAGGCacctgaggttgaacaatctcccgtcagtcctgtacctgatGTGGATTCTTTCTTCGCAGTCACAGAAGGCATCTGTTAGCACGGGAGAGAATACCTTGCTGAACAGGGTAGGGGCAAGAACGCAGTCTTCTGTGACgccgtttgtcactgggaaggcctctgactTGTCTCTGTCATCCAGAATTTTCACCATCATGCCGTCGTGGAACTGTCGGACGATTGTGATTATCTCGCTGGGGCAGCCAGACTTCaccatgatcttccacaagccTTCTGTGCTGCCCGTatcgaaagccttggtcagatcgacaatgGTCATGAAGAGGTCgctgtgttgctcctggcatttttcctgGTGTTGGCGCACAGCAAAAATCATGTCTATAGTCCCCCGTTCAGCTCGGAAGCCACACTGACTTTCtgggaggagaccttgctcaagatgttggagaaggCTGTTGAGCAGGATATCTgccagaatcttcccagcaatAGGCAAGAGAGAGATGCCTGAGCAGTTGTTGCAAGACTGGCggttgcctttcctcttgtagGTGTGGATTATActggcatctttcagctgttACAGGATCTGTCCCTAGTTCCACACggactggaagagttcagtcagcttttgcatcatggcagggcctcctgcttTGTATACCTCAGCAGGGATTGCATCGGATCCTGGTGCTTTGCCACAGGAGTGGTGCTTCACTGCCTTCCCGACTTCATCTTCTGTGGAGAGGATGTCGAGGTCCTTGTTGATCTGTACCTGGGGCAAGCGAGCAACGGCCTCGTCGTTAATGTTGGCAGGACGGTTGAGGCCGTTGTTGAAGTGAAGCCCACTGCTCCagaatctgcttcttctctgtcagcagctgcaTCCCATCTGCGTTTAGGAGGGTTAAGGAGCCAGAGGACTGGGGCCCGTATACAGCCTTAAGCACATGGTAGAAGCGCTTTGTGTCGTGGCTGTCTGCGTAGCTCTGGATTTCATCTgccttcttgctgaaccagctgtCCTGCATCTCGCGAAGTTTCTTCTGCGCCTTTCTTTTTGCGTTAGCAAGGCATCTCACTTGGCTTGTGACGTGGGATCGTTAATATGCGCTTTGAACAGTTGATATTTCTGTGTTATCAGTGCCTGCATTTATTCATCATTCTCATcgaaccagtcttggtttcttcGGGTTGCTGGTTCAAGATGTTCGAGGGAAGTAGTGTAGACAGTGCCTCTGAAGGCCGTTCACTGTTCCTCAACGCTGATCCCATCTTCCTGTAGTGTGTCTGGCAATCTCCCTTCAAGGTCGTCTGTGATTTGTCGTGCAATCTTATTGCTTTTCAGCTTGGAGACATTCAGcctctttgcagtcttctgaccCTGGGGTCTTTTCATGGGCAGAATGTGAAGCCTAAATGTGTACATAATGAGGCGGTGGTCGGTCAAGCAGTCAGCACCGCACATGGCTCTCGTCACTCTGACGTCcagcctctccctcttcctggtgATGACGTAGTCCATAGGATGCCAGTGCctcgagcgagggtgcatccatgacgtcttcTTACGGGTGGATAGGCGGAACAGGGCGTTGGCATTGACAAGGTCATGCGTGGCATGTGTCTTGAGAAGCAGAAGGCCGTTGCTGTTACACTTGCCAGTGCTGATCCCTTCCCAGGTTTGGTAGTCTGTCtctactctggcattgaagtccctGAGAACAATGAGCTTCTCTGACTGTGGGACTGCTGAAATGAGGGTATCAAGTTCTTCATAGAATTTGTCTTTaatgtcatctgggttggtcatggtgggagcaTAGGCACTAATCAGCGTTGCACTCTTCTTGTTTGAGAGTGGGAGCTGAAGTGTCATCAGGCGGTCGTTGATACACTCTGGAAGCTTGGTGAGTTTACAGGCAAGGTGAGATTTGATGGCAAATCCCACACCTGTTTCTCGGCCTTCAGCGCTGCTGTGACCACTCCAGAAGAACGTGTATCCACCACCATGTTCCTTAAGCTGGCTCTAGTCTGCTACGCGGATTTCGCTGAGAGCTGCTATGTCCACATTGTAGCGAGCTATCTCTTTGGCAAGCAGTGTAGttcttctctctggtctgtctgccttgatGTCATCCAGCAGAGTTCTCACGTTCCAGGTGCCAAGGTTGAGCACGTCACTtccttcttcgtttttgtttgtcgACTGCTATGAGGAATCCCCACCAGCCGCGGTAAGCTGgcagggagaagtgaagcaggcagtgtttgaggcaccttttctagccccttcctccatgGAGATTAGCAGATGGCTGCTCAGATACCGAGGGGGATGCCGAATTCCACTGCTGCTTCAGTCCAGAAGAGGGCGACCCTATGCCCTGGGCCGCCTGTGTGCAGCTTCCAGTGTATCCACACCTGCTGCTTCgccactcccccatcaccacaggacTTGAAGTGTTGCACGGTGTAATTTGAAGTCATGACTTGCCCTTGACTTGGACTAAAGTGAGGGAGAGTTCCACAGGTCTTCAGCCTCGCACTCTCGTCCCGGCCTATCTGGACCCAGTGGCAAGACACAGTCGAAAGGGctggagataggtcaggatgcagtagatggccagcagtgttctgcatgtgtctcaCTGCGCCCTTATAGCGTTCCACGGAGCATTGCAGAGAATCACCTTTCTGCCCGTTGAACCATTGATGGTTTCTTCCGCGCAGTCCGCCAAATCCAGGTTTCACACTCCGGGAAGATAAGCCCTAAATGTCGCAGGTCCACAGCAGTTCTTGCGGCGTGCTGAAGGGCGTAATTCCAAGTCTCCCTACCTAATGTTGGCATCCTCATCCAGGTCAGGTCAGAGGCTCTTCTCTGCTACTGGTGACCATGTAACTCAGTAatacctgccgcatgtggggaGCAAACCCAACATTaaaatccgatctggagagggATAGTCTCTGCCAGATTTGGCATATCACTAAAGATGGCTTTTAAGGGAGATGGTTGCTGGCCCCCATATATAACGTGTGGCACGCGTGCATGGCCCACCAGTGTGTGGATAAGCCCCGGCGCCCACGAACCAGCCCCCATATATGGGTCAAATACAAATAGGTCATCCCGACGTAGGAGCTGGCGGAAGAGGAGACTTCTCCCACCGGCTGCAATGGCGGATGAAGATGCCAACAATGGGTGTAGCGCAGACTACAGCAGCGCTCACTCGACTGAAGCCCATTTCACACTCAGCTAAAAATTTCACACTCAGATTAAAAGTAAAACGTATGCGCTCACTGGTTCAATCAATGCTTCTCTATGCTTGTGAAACCTCCAGAAGAAGATCCAAGCCatagaaatgagatgcttccgaaaGCTACTAGACATCTCCTACGCTGAGCACATCACAAATAGTGAGGTCcgacagaagatcacccaagccaTTGGACCCCACCATGACCTCCTAACTGTCATCATGAGGAGGAAGCTCAGATGGTACAGACACGTCCCAAGATCCGACGGGCTGTCAGAGACCATTCTGCAGGACACCATACCAGgcagtaggaagagagggaggtgaaaggaaatgtggcaggacaacatcaaagaatggacagatgTATTTCCCAGATTCACAGAGAGCTGTgctgcgagagacaggaaccgaTGGAGAGAACCGGTCTGGAAATCATCTGTGGTGCCCCGACAACCCTCCACTGGGTTATGGAATAtgtgaaggtgaagaagaaagacTAGCAGACACAACATTTATGTCACACTAATCAGTCATAAGCATATAGCAATCGAATTTGCAACTGATCGATTCCTATCACTGGTTTACAATAAAGAAACCTGTCCACAAACACCACCCTTTAAGGAAGTCAGCCGAGAACAAGGAAAAGTTGTGCTATCACTTCCCCTACCTTCCTTCGTCCACCAGTGTTCGGGAAtacacttcagaaaaaaaaaaaatcaatcagtcaCAACAAATGCTCCAGACTTGGATTTCGCCATGCAGCATCATTCCCGACAACAGCGACCATTCAAACGGAGCTGTCTCCTACGTAGCCGGATCAAAGAGGAAACTCCGCGTGACCCAGAAATGGTCATTCCGAgccgtcttttttctttctttttcctcagtaCTCTACCCCACaccatacctctctctgtctctctctgtctctgtctcttgttcatTGAGGGGAAAAAGTACTTCCTGGATGCACAAGGCTCCTTGAGGGAAATGAGATAGGATACTGGCCGGCCTTGCGTTTGTCATGGTTCAAAAACGGCTGTTTTTGAGAGGGGTACAAACGAAAGATCGACGCAGAAAAATTATCATGTCCATTCAAACAGACCCCCGGCTTCCGCAGGTAAAGCACGTGGGGATTCAGTTGATGAAAGCTTATGCTCGGGTGGAGATGCGCGAACGGAAAAAGCTAACTCACCTTCGTGTGAGGTTTCTCATGCTTCGGTTGTTAAACCACGGAGGAGGAATGACAGGTTGCGttccggtggggaggggggtcaaaACGCGAATCGTTTTGTAAATTACTCTTTTCCGTCTTCCGAACCCTCAAGCCCTCTTTCTGTAGATAGCACAAGATCATTTTCCTTCCTTTCGTGGAACGTCAATGGCTTGCGTTCTAAGTTTATGTTTAATTACTTCTTTTCACATGTGTCGTcctttgattttgtgtgttttgtcgAAACATTTAAAGAAGATTGTCAAACTGATTTATTTCCTGGGTTCAACCTGCTATTAAATTCACCAGGCAAGGGAGGAAATCAGGTGGTATAGTATGTTTGATGAGAAATGGGTTTTGTCCCTTCATACGCAAATTACACACACAATTTATGCGCATTCATTATTGATAAGCAGTTGTTTGGATGCTTGAAAGACGTTCTTTACATATGTACTTATGTACCACCAGAAGGTTCTCCTTTCTATGCTTTTTTTATGATAATGGTATTTCTGTTCTTGAAGAATGTCTGACTGATCTGATGTTAGAACATAATGATGTGTATATAATGTTATGTGGTGATCTTAACAGTCGTATCTCAAATATTTCTCCTTCAAAACTATTAAATGACAATATTGAATCTTCTTATTACAAAAGTTGTTCAGTAAATTGTAATCGTTGCTCTCAGGACACACACGTAAATTCTTATGGTAAATTAATGCTAAACATGTGCACTGCATTGGGTCTGACAATACTGAATGGAGCATGTAACGGTGACCAGGAaggtcacaatatatatatatatatatatatatatatatatatatatatatatatatatatatatatatatatatatatatatatacaggtgaaAATGGAAGCAGTCttaatgattattttattttgtcaaaTGATTTATATGAAATGGTTTGTGATGTATGTGAACTGTGTATTGCTGATCGAACTGATTTTGATCATTTTCCCCTTGAGTACCGTATCCCTTTTTCCTACGTTAACTCATTcaaaaataataattgtaataccaTATTAGTGATAGAAAAATATGTGTGGAACGATCAATGTAGCCGCTAATTCCATGGTAAGTTGAATGAAAAAGTAAttaatgataaactgaaaatggCTCTCGATCTCATTGATGTAAATATAAATGAAGCCTTAGAATCGTTCAATGACTGTATCCGGGAATGTGCAGCTTCTATGAAGAAAAGTATTAGCGTGGATCGTAATATACAACAAGAGGgatggtttgatgaggaatgcaGATGTTATAGGGGAAAACTTCGCAGGTTACTGAGAACGTTTCGTAGAACttcagataaagatgataatattatGTTTGTAAGGGCTAGGAAAGAATATGAAAATCTTTGTAATGATAAGAAAAGAATTTATAATAAGCGTTTGTTGAATAACTTGATAGCATCTGTCAAAGATCAAAAGGAATGTTGGGAATGTATGAATAAAATTTCATCCAAAAAGAGGCAACCGAAGAATGATATATCCGTTGATAGTTGGTTAAAACATTTCAAAAGCTTACTAGATACAGATTCAGGTCACAACAGCAGTGATGATCATGGCCTACCAGAAGTGGAAAATGAACTTCTTAATCGACCAATTTCTAAAGAAGAAGTTTTGACTGCACTTAGAAAATTAAAGAATCGTAAAGCTGCACGTCCTGGTGGCATaattgaggatttttttttaatcttcatgtGAACAGTTTGTAGTTTTTTGACAAAATTATTCAATGCTTTATTtgataagggtttttttttcctaaaaattGGTGTGAATCTATTACTTTACCGATTCAAAAGAAAGGTGAcataaataatactaataactgTAGAGGAATTTCATTGTCTGATATCAGTAGTAAAGTGTATAGTACAGTTATCAACCATAGGATTCAGGAGTATGTAGAGCATAACAACATAACAGGTGAACAACAAACTGGGTTTAAAAGAGAGGATATCCAACAATCGATCACATGTTTACTCTTATGGCTCttattcagaaacagttttccctTAATCGTAAACTTTTTGtagcgtttattgattttgaaaaggcgtttgattctaTTAATAGAAATTAACTATGGCCTATTCTGACAAAACATGGCATAACAGGGAAGCTTTTCAAATGTATTAAGAGTATGTATAGCGTTGTGAAAACAAGAATTAGGTGTGGTAACAAACTTACTGATTATATAAGTTGTACAAGGGGGGTAAGACAcggagatgtttgtagtcctgttttgttttcattgttcattaatgCATTAGCATTAGAAGTAATTGACCGGGGAAGACATGGTGCGATATTTACAACTGATTTTATAGAACTatttatattattacttgctgatgatatagTCTTGCTCTCAGAAACAGCTATTGGTCTACAGGCGTAACTAAATAACCTGAAAAATTCAGCTACTAACTTCCAATTAAAAGTGAATTTGGATGAAAgtaatataattattttcaggaaaggtggttatttgg includes:
- the LOC143298657 gene encoding uncharacterized protein LOC143298657; the protein is MIFAVRQHQEKCQEQHSDLFMTIVDLTKAFDTGSTEGLWKIMVKSGCPSEIITIVRQFHDGMMVKILDDRDKSEAFPVTNGVTEDCVLAPTLFSKVFSPVLTDAFCDCEERIHIRYRTDGRLFNLRCLQAVTKVIGGFLFADDCILNTSTEQKT